Proteins encoded in a region of the Pseudothermotoga elfii DSM 9442 = NBRC 107921 genome:
- a CDS encoding metallophosphoesterase, with protein sequence MRCIVLFFLLMFLTIFGSNFQIIFTSDLHETLFKNGYGPAGLAEYLEKNGRENLLILDAGDLFDSKLQLPFFGDHRNHTLDYIKKVKYDAMVLGNHEFYFSREWLENYKKTNKSLLGANVKGLKPYEIFVLGDLRIAVIGLTTPQHVANQVEHYGMLPEDPLKALRRIVNDLPEVDFIICLAHLQHELDRKIIESFPQIDLLLSGHDHRGPELVKINDSYIFEGKSRADSIYTLNVNTEEKLITYEQLKIPTADRITYDDVKTAAVISIIIGILSMAWLTFNPE encoded by the coding sequence TTGCGATGTATCGTTTTATTTTTCCTTTTAATGTTTTTGACTATCTTCGGCAGTAATTTTCAAATAATCTTTACCTCCGATTTGCATGAGACGCTGTTTAAAAATGGTTATGGACCTGCTGGTCTTGCAGAATATCTGGAAAAAAACGGCAGGGAGAATTTACTTATTCTTGATGCAGGAGATCTGTTTGATTCAAAACTTCAACTGCCATTTTTTGGTGATCACAGAAATCATACACTTGATTATATAAAAAAAGTAAAATACGATGCAATGGTACTCGGAAATCACGAGTTCTATTTTTCACGTGAATGGCTCGAAAATTACAAGAAAACCAATAAATCTCTCTTAGGTGCAAATGTGAAAGGGCTAAAACCATACGAAATTTTTGTACTCGGTGATCTGAGGATAGCTGTGATCGGGTTAACCACACCCCAGCATGTAGCCAATCAGGTGGAGCATTATGGCATGTTACCCGAAGATCCGTTAAAGGCCCTGCGAAGAATTGTCAATGATCTTCCAGAAGTTGATTTCATAATATGCTTGGCTCATTTACAGCATGAACTGGATCGAAAAATAATTGAGTCTTTTCCACAGATCGATTTATTGTTGAGCGGGCATGATCACAGAGGACCTGAGCTTGTAAAGATCAATGACAGTTATATTTTTGAGGGCAAGTCACGTGCAGATTCAATCTACACACTAAATGTCAACACTGAAGAAAAACTCATCACTTATGAACAACTCAAGATACCCACAGCCGATCGTATAACATATGATGATGTGAAAACGGCAGCAGTTATTTCCATAATAATTGGAATTCTTTCGATGGCGTGGCTTACCTTTAACCCAGAATGA
- a CDS encoding ZIP family metal transporter, whose translation MSELLKGIIYSALAGASTGLGALPFLFFRKGASEKFINGSLGFAAGVMLAASAFSLVIPSMELGGPLRFVIGFLIGGLIVDLIDKIVPHEHFMKGHEGIETRRLKAIWLFVIAITIHNFPEGMAVGVGGYTPHALSIAVAIGIQNIPEGAAVAASLINAGYKPLKAFLVSFLTGLVEIFGGATGAILSGISSKLMPYLMATAAGAMIFVISDEVIPETHLRGRERMVTYWILIGFSCMAVLDLILG comes from the coding sequence ATGAGTGAACTTCTGAAAGGAATCATCTACAGTGCTCTGGCAGGTGCTTCAACCGGCCTTGGAGCATTACCATTTTTATTTTTTAGAAAAGGTGCTAGCGAGAAATTCATAAATGGATCTCTTGGGTTTGCTGCTGGGGTTATGTTAGCAGCAAGCGCTTTTAGCTTGGTAATCCCATCAATGGAACTTGGAGGACCTCTCAGATTCGTTATTGGTTTTTTAATTGGTGGTTTGATCGTTGATCTCATTGACAAAATAGTTCCCCATGAACACTTTATGAAAGGCCACGAAGGTATCGAAACGAGGAGATTGAAAGCAATCTGGTTGTTTGTCATAGCTATAACAATACACAATTTTCCCGAAGGTATGGCAGTTGGCGTCGGTGGATATACACCTCATGCACTTTCAATAGCTGTAGCGATAGGAATACAGAATATACCAGAAGGTGCAGCAGTGGCGGCGTCTTTGATCAATGCTGGCTATAAACCTTTGAAAGCGTTTCTGGTAAGTTTTCTCACAGGCTTGGTTGAAATTTTTGGTGGAGCAACTGGTGCTATTTTGAGTGGAATTTCATCGAAACTGATGCCATATCTCATGGCAACGGCTGCGGGTGCAATGATTTTTGTAATAAGCGACGAGGTAATACCAGAGACTCATCTCCGCGGTCGGGAAAGAATGGTAACATACTGGATACTTATTGGCTTCAGTTGTATGGCCGTACTTGACCTCATTCTGGGTTAA
- a CDS encoding iron-sulfur cluster assembly scaffold protein — protein sequence MTYSEKFKQLFMYPAHANQIDYTHTAEVVYPEHGDRVRIFVKLENFLIKDISFKAIGCPRVIAASEALCRLVNGKNINIALEINEEHIRQEMDFHDKEFKCIMAPVEALKKALSKLENE from the coding sequence ATGACTTACTCTGAAAAATTTAAACAACTTTTTATGTACCCAGCGCATGCAAATCAAATAGATTACACTCACACAGCAGAAGTTGTGTATCCTGAACATGGTGACAGAGTGAGAATATTTGTAAAACTGGAAAATTTTCTAATAAAAGATATATCATTCAAAGCCATAGGGTGCCCAAGAGTTATTGCAGCCTCTGAGGCACTTTGCAGACTTGTCAACGGCAAGAATATCAATATCGCACTCGAGATCAATGAGGAGCACATCAGACAAGAAATGGATTTTCACGATAAAGAATTTAAATGCATAATGGCCCCCGTCGAAGCTTTGAAAAAAGCTTTATCAAAACTTGAAAATGAGTGA
- a CDS encoding cysteine desulfurase family protein — translation MQVYLDHAATTRVFDEVAREVIKVFTEQFGNASSLHSHGEQAKQIYESARSKIAKHINVLPEEIFFTSGGTEADNIAIIGFLRANFPEGGDLITTEIEHPAVLEVMKYLEKLGYSVTYLKPSSEGYIKASDFKKAIKKNTVLASIMWVNNETGVIQPIDEISKIAREHGIVFHSDAVQALGKLKIDATLVDMLSASGHKFYAPKGTGFLYVNKSIKIHPIMFGGGHERGLRSGTENVPGAHGMATALQIIEKNYDLWQKKMLKFREKILQTIEKIPNHHINGENTIVSHINVSFKGINGETLATALDMRGISVSTASACSSHHGSSQSYVLKAMELDEWIVTGAVRITLGYDNEEEEIDYFNQVLLEEVERLRKLQE, via the coding sequence GTGCAAGTTTACCTTGATCATGCAGCAACCACACGTGTATTCGATGAGGTAGCTCGGGAAGTCATCAAGGTTTTTACGGAGCAATTTGGCAATGCTTCAAGTTTACATTCCCACGGTGAGCAGGCAAAGCAGATTTATGAAAGTGCACGTTCAAAAATAGCAAAGCATATAAATGTTCTGCCGGAAGAAATTTTCTTCACATCTGGCGGAACAGAAGCAGACAATATAGCAATCATAGGATTTTTGAGAGCAAACTTCCCAGAAGGCGGTGACTTGATAACAACGGAGATAGAACACCCCGCCGTTCTCGAAGTTATGAAGTATCTTGAAAAGCTCGGTTATTCGGTCACATACTTGAAACCATCTTCTGAAGGTTATATCAAAGCAAGTGATTTTAAAAAAGCAATTAAAAAAAATACTGTCCTGGCATCAATAATGTGGGTCAACAACGAAACTGGTGTCATACAACCTATAGATGAAATTTCAAAAATTGCAAGAGAGCATGGTATAGTTTTTCATAGTGATGCCGTCCAGGCTCTTGGGAAATTGAAAATCGATGCTACTTTGGTTGATATGTTATCGGCATCAGGTCACAAATTTTATGCTCCTAAAGGAACAGGGTTTTTGTATGTAAACAAATCAATCAAAATTCATCCCATAATGTTTGGTGGAGGCCATGAAAGAGGTCTGAGAAGCGGCACGGAAAATGTTCCTGGAGCTCATGGAATGGCAACAGCTTTACAAATTATAGAGAAAAATTACGACCTCTGGCAAAAAAAGATGCTAAAATTTAGAGAAAAAATACTTCAAACAATAGAAAAAATTCCGAATCATCACATAAATGGAGAAAATACCATAGTCTCACATATTAATGTTTCTTTTAAAGGTATTAATGGTGAAACTCTCGCAACCGCACTGGATATGAGAGGTATATCTGTATCAACAGCATCTGCATGCTCCTCGCATCATGGTTCAAGCCAATCGTATGTTTTGAAAGCAATGGAGCTGGATGAATGGATAGTCACCGGAGCTGTTAGAATAACACTGGGTTACGACAATGAAGAAGAAGAGATAGACTATTTCAACCAGGTACTTCTTGAGGAAGTTGAGCGCCTCAGAAAATTACAGGAGTGA
- a CDS encoding iron-sulfur cluster assembly scaffold protein, whose amino-acid sequence MLKYTELVLDHFKNPRNLGKIENADAEATEGSIACGDMMTVYLKVEDDRITDIKFESYGCAANIATASMMTEVVKGLTLEEAKKLNWKEIVERLGGLPQVKYHCSNLAVDTLRKAIKEYEESLARK is encoded by the coding sequence ATGCTCAAATACACCGAACTTGTACTGGATCACTTTAAAAATCCAAGAAACCTTGGAAAAATAGAGAATGCCGATGCAGAAGCCACAGAAGGAAGTATTGCATGCGGTGATATGATGACAGTTTATCTGAAAGTTGAAGACGATCGCATTACAGATATAAAATTTGAATCGTACGGATGCGCGGCGAATATAGCTACCGCTTCAATGATGACAGAAGTTGTCAAAGGTTTGACACTCGAAGAAGCCAAAAAGTTGAACTGGAAGGAAATTGTTGAAAGACTTGGCGGTTTGCCCCAAGTAAAATATCATTGCAGCAACCTTGCGGTGGACACTCTGAGAAAGGCTATAAAAGAATATGAAGAATCACTTGCAAGGAAGTGA
- a CDS encoding cysteine desulfurase family protein, whose protein sequence is MKVFLDNCRTTRVLPEVAAVVQQYMVDKFARPDGLYESAEEIYDDLVSAREFFAKSINADSPEEIVFTSGATEANNLSLLGIARANKKNGNHIVISALEHGSIMSIADALKKEGFEVTVIPVDKEGFVKLDELKKSIRPSTIMISVISVGHFVGSIMPLEEIGKIVKSQDHKIYFHTDAAEMYAKLPVDVKKINCDLMSVSGHKFHGPKGVGFLYIKKGTKIQPVMYGAESFDKRRPGGENIPAIMGMKKAAELSFLNMEKALKELRRLQEYFINRVEREIDHVILNGPRGETRTPYNVNFSFSFIEGEAISLGLSMEGVEVATGSACASEKLEPNYAILAIGGDHERAHGSIRFTFDRFTTQEQIDYTVEKLKSVVSWLRKISPIKSHT, encoded by the coding sequence ATGAAGGTTTTCTTAGATAATTGCAGAACCACGAGAGTTTTGCCAGAGGTAGCTGCAGTCGTACAACAGTACATGGTCGATAAATTTGCGAGACCTGATGGATTATATGAATCAGCAGAGGAAATTTACGACGATCTTGTTAGCGCAAGAGAGTTTTTTGCAAAATCGATCAATGCAGATTCGCCTGAGGAAATAGTTTTCACATCAGGCGCTACTGAAGCAAACAATTTATCTCTTCTTGGAATAGCACGGGCAAACAAAAAAAATGGTAATCACATAGTGATTTCCGCACTGGAACACGGTTCGATCATGAGCATAGCAGATGCTCTAAAAAAAGAAGGTTTTGAGGTTACCGTAATACCCGTTGACAAAGAGGGATTCGTCAAACTTGACGAGCTCAAAAAATCTATAAGACCTTCCACAATAATGATAAGTGTCATATCTGTTGGACATTTCGTCGGTTCTATTATGCCGCTTGAAGAAATTGGAAAAATAGTAAAATCTCAGGATCATAAAATATATTTTCATACCGATGCAGCAGAAATGTATGCCAAACTTCCTGTAGATGTTAAAAAAATAAATTGTGATTTGATGAGTGTCAGCGGTCATAAATTTCACGGTCCAAAAGGCGTTGGTTTTTTATACATTAAAAAGGGAACGAAGATCCAGCCTGTAATGTATGGAGCAGAGTCTTTCGATAAAAGACGACCTGGGGGAGAAAATATTCCAGCAATTATGGGAATGAAAAAAGCCGCAGAACTTTCCTTTTTGAACATGGAAAAAGCATTAAAAGAGTTAAGAAGGCTTCAGGAATATTTTATAAACAGGGTAGAAAGAGAAATCGATCATGTAATTTTGAATGGGCCGAGAGGTGAAACGAGAACACCTTACAATGTCAATTTCAGCTTCTCATTCATAGAAGGCGAAGCGATAAGTTTAGGGCTTAGTATGGAAGGAGTTGAGGTTGCCACAGGTTCGGCATGTGCCTCAGAAAAACTCGAACCGAATTATGCGATCCTGGCAATTGGTGGAGATCATGAAAGGGCCCACGGGTCGATAAGATTTACATTTGACAGGTTCACAACTCAAGAGCAGATAGATTACACAGTTGAGAAGCTCAAATCGGTAGTATCATGGCTCCGAAAAATAAGTCCAATTAAAAGCCATACTTAA
- a CDS encoding purine-nucleoside phosphorylase, whose amino-acid sequence MKEYVERVERAAEFLRQKVRILPEAGIILGSGLGKISEALQNPVKINYSEIPGFPISTAPGHKGELLFGKLEEKSVMLMNGRFHYYEGYSMKDVTFPIRVMQLLGVKYLIVTNAAGGLNPIFEIGKPMIISDHINLMGDNPLRGLNIDEWGPRFPDMSEPYDRNLIKLAKKIAKEEKVDFYEGVYVAVAGPNFETPAELKMLRNMGADAVGMSTVPEVIVAKHGGIKILGLSAITDRAVPEDLRPITAQEVLEVAEKAGEKMARIIMGVLRQL is encoded by the coding sequence ATGAAGGAATATGTTGAGAGAGTTGAGAGAGCCGCTGAGTTTTTGAGGCAGAAAGTAAGAATTCTTCCTGAAGCTGGAATAATCCTTGGTTCCGGGCTTGGAAAAATTTCAGAAGCACTGCAAAATCCTGTCAAAATCAACTATTCCGAAATTCCTGGTTTTCCGATTTCAACAGCTCCTGGTCATAAAGGAGAACTACTCTTTGGAAAACTTGAAGAGAAAAGCGTTATGCTCATGAATGGAAGATTTCATTATTACGAGGGATATTCAATGAAGGATGTGACTTTTCCTATAAGAGTAATGCAGTTGCTTGGTGTGAAATATTTGATTGTCACAAATGCGGCAGGAGGTTTGAATCCTATTTTTGAAATAGGCAAACCCATGATAATAAGTGATCATATCAACCTGATGGGGGACAATCCACTCAGAGGTCTGAATATAGACGAATGGGGACCAAGGTTCCCAGATATGAGTGAACCATACGACAGAAATCTTATAAAGCTGGCAAAAAAAATAGCTAAGGAAGAAAAAGTAGATTTTTACGAAGGCGTGTATGTAGCAGTTGCCGGTCCTAATTTTGAAACTCCCGCTGAGCTTAAAATGCTTAGAAACATGGGAGCAGATGCTGTTGGTATGTCTACTGTCCCTGAAGTCATAGTAGCAAAACATGGAGGTATCAAGATTCTTGGATTGTCAGCAATAACGGACCGCGCTGTACCAGAAGACCTGAGGCCGATAACAGCTCAGGAAGTTCTTGAAGTTGCTGAAAAAGCTGGCGAAAAAATGGCACGCATTATTATGGGTGTGCTGCGTCAGCTCTGA
- a CDS encoding SufB/SufD family protein — MSTAIKQQKEFEMLMKAYEKAGGNVSKFLDKRVASLIISGRKIVGLNGVKGVEIFPEELSDGVRAKIVVKKDTVLETPIHICTGYLEKQGIQRVIFEIEIQENSQVKFVAHCTFPWAEKFTHDALSIVSIGRNAKMYYSDEHYHSNTGSITLKTTTRAKIAEKGLFVNNFTLTKTRVGKLILDAEAELDDQSTADLTAKVRAIENDQVAIREKLRLLGKYSNGIAKTTVVALDKAKVRVVNEAYGIGSYSKAHIRCDEVTKGEDVDVSTVPILKVLNDLSELTHEASIGRVNAAQLQTLMSKGLSEEEATDLIISGLLK; from the coding sequence ATGAGCACTGCTATAAAACAACAAAAAGAGTTTGAAATGTTGATGAAAGCTTATGAAAAAGCAGGAGGAAATGTTTCGAAGTTTTTAGACAAACGGGTTGCATCACTCATAATAAGTGGAAGGAAGATAGTGGGTCTTAATGGAGTAAAAGGGGTTGAAATATTTCCAGAGGAGTTAAGTGACGGCGTCAGAGCAAAAATTGTTGTGAAAAAAGATACCGTCCTTGAAACACCTATTCACATTTGTACAGGATATTTGGAAAAACAAGGTATTCAGAGAGTTATTTTTGAGATAGAGATTCAGGAGAATTCACAGGTTAAATTTGTTGCACACTGTACTTTTCCATGGGCGGAAAAATTTACACATGACGCCCTCTCAATTGTTTCAATAGGAAGGAATGCAAAGATGTATTACTCAGACGAGCATTATCATTCTAATACCGGTTCAATTACCCTTAAAACTACTACACGTGCAAAAATTGCCGAAAAAGGACTTTTTGTAAACAATTTCACGCTTACAAAAACTCGGGTTGGAAAGCTTATTCTCGATGCGGAAGCTGAACTTGACGATCAATCCACAGCTGATCTCACGGCAAAAGTGAGAGCAATTGAGAATGACCAAGTTGCAATCAGAGAAAAATTGAGGTTGTTGGGAAAATATTCAAATGGTATTGCCAAAACCACAGTGGTCGCCCTGGACAAAGCAAAAGTTAGAGTTGTAAATGAAGCCTATGGAATAGGTAGCTACTCAAAAGCACATATAAGATGTGACGAGGTAACAAAAGGTGAAGATGTCGATGTAAGTACTGTACCCATCTTGAAGGTATTGAACGATCTTTCTGAACTAACACACGAAGCGTCAATAGGTCGTGTAAACGCTGCTCAACTTCAAACTCTGATGAGTAAGGGTCTTTCTGAAGAAGAAGCAACTGATCTTATTATTAGCGGATTGCTCAAATAA
- a CDS encoding ATP-binding cassette domain-containing protein yields the protein MLVLEDVSLEKNGKYILKNINAKFDRVKIYAVLGSNGVGKSSLAYTIMGLEGYKPTSGKIKLNGEDITNSSISERATKGITLLWQEPVRFQGLTVKQYLTLGGKLKISTKDLEEVMTLTGLSPELYINRFVDNLLSGGERKRVELASILLLNPKYAILDEPDSGIDIMSLGMIEKIAHRITKNGGTVILITHREEIARIADEAYLLCNGTVFTKGDPVKVIHYYKSRCDECMHVNIPSIEEAQL from the coding sequence ATGCTTGTGCTTGAAGATGTAAGCCTTGAAAAGAACGGCAAATACATACTCAAGAACATAAATGCAAAATTTGATCGGGTTAAAATCTACGCTGTTCTTGGATCCAACGGAGTTGGAAAATCTTCCCTGGCATATACAATAATGGGACTCGAGGGGTATAAACCCACTTCTGGCAAGATAAAGCTTAACGGCGAGGACATAACAAACTCTTCAATTAGCGAAAGAGCTACGAAAGGTATCACTCTGCTTTGGCAGGAACCGGTGAGGTTCCAGGGCCTTACAGTAAAACAATATCTTACACTCGGTGGAAAATTAAAAATCAGCACAAAAGACCTCGAAGAAGTAATGACACTTACAGGCCTGTCTCCAGAACTTTATATCAACAGATTTGTTGATAATCTTTTGAGTGGTGGCGAGAGAAAAAGAGTAGAACTTGCGTCAATTTTGTTGTTGAATCCGAAATACGCCATACTCGACGAACCAGATTCTGGAATTGATATTATGTCGCTTGGCATGATTGAAAAAATTGCGCACCGAATTACGAAAAATGGAGGTACGGTAATATTGATAACCCATCGTGAAGAAATTGCCAGGATAGCAGATGAGGCCTATTTGCTATGTAATGGTACAGTCTTTACAAAGGGAGATCCTGTGAAGGTTATTCATTACTATAAAAGCAGGTGTGACGAATGCATGCATGTAAATATACCCTCCATAGAGGAGGCGCAATTATGA
- a CDS encoding L-Ala-D/L-Glu epimerase produces the protein MKITSISFKKTLYSYFEPFTISLGSHEEQENVEVCVKLKNGIEGYGEASSLFVISGETAAMLEKLHQTVEDILIGKDVESYANLFHDLQTLRATPAIKAAIEFAIVDAFCKQFNMKPYQFFGGSKNTLETDKTVGIENLENTIKKVKRIYDEGFRKIKIKVGRDVKNDIERVVKSKEVSPQASFIVDANQGFTPKEAVEFAKALYAEKVDVVIFEQPVNRYNIEGMRFVRFNSPYPVAADESVFTKYDALKLVREDAVDFINIKLMKSGLSDAMSIVHIAQAANIGLMIGCMGESSIGIRQSIHFAAGTGAFLYHDLDSHLSLKEESFRGDFVQDGPFIILE, from the coding sequence GTGAAGATTACATCTATTAGTTTCAAAAAGACACTCTATAGCTACTTTGAACCGTTCACAATTTCCTTAGGAAGTCACGAAGAACAAGAAAATGTTGAAGTTTGTGTGAAACTCAAAAACGGAATAGAGGGTTATGGTGAAGCATCATCCTTATTTGTAATCTCAGGTGAAACAGCTGCTATGCTGGAAAAACTCCATCAAACTGTTGAAGACATTCTGATTGGTAAAGATGTGGAAAGTTACGCAAATTTATTTCATGATCTTCAAACTTTGAGAGCAACCCCTGCAATAAAAGCTGCCATAGAGTTTGCTATTGTGGATGCCTTCTGTAAACAATTCAATATGAAACCATATCAATTTTTTGGCGGCAGCAAAAACACCTTAGAGACTGACAAAACTGTTGGTATTGAAAACTTAGAGAACACTATCAAAAAAGTCAAGCGTATCTACGACGAGGGATTCAGAAAAATAAAAATAAAAGTTGGTAGAGATGTCAAAAATGACATAGAAAGAGTTGTCAAATCAAAAGAAGTTTCTCCTCAAGCAAGCTTTATAGTAGATGCAAATCAGGGCTTTACTCCCAAGGAGGCTGTTGAGTTTGCAAAGGCGCTTTACGCTGAAAAGGTTGATGTTGTGATTTTTGAACAACCAGTAAACCGCTACAATATAGAAGGAATGAGATTTGTTCGATTTAACAGCCCTTATCCTGTTGCAGCTGATGAAAGTGTTTTCACAAAATACGACGCTTTAAAGTTGGTCAGGGAAGATGCCGTCGATTTCATAAATATAAAATTAATGAAATCGGGCTTGAGCGATGCTATGTCAATAGTTCATATTGCCCAGGCCGCAAATATAGGATTGATGATTGGGTGCATGGGCGAAAGTAGCATAGGTATAAGGCAAAGCATCCACTTTGCCGCTGGAACAGGGGCTTTTTTATATCACGATCTGGATTCACATCTGTCGCTGAAAGAAGAGAGCTTCAGGGGAGATTTTGTACAGGATGGTCCATTCATAATCCTGGAATAG